One Thermococcus sp. genomic region harbors:
- a CDS encoding Na(+)/H(+) antiporter subunit B, with product MLKRSLAIITLLIIGYWLAQGLAGVPFGQDKMLVGKYYLDNVIRQTGAVNAVTAVVVNYRGFDTLGEVTVLFIASTGVGALLWAKRRERTAKTEGSIVLKTGIRLLTPFVMLFGAYIFIHGHLTPGGGFPGGATIATAFLLLYMAYTMYEIPHRAFENTEGIAGMSYVLVGLIGLAIGGYFLFDWIWQTWHFGVNNIGRILSGGFIPVIYTIIGIKVGTELSGIIDNMLKEEVRE from the coding sequence ATACTCAAGCGCTCCCTCGCGATAATAACGCTCCTCATAATAGGCTACTGGCTCGCCCAAGGGCTCGCCGGCGTTCCCTTCGGGCAGGACAAGATGCTCGTCGGCAAGTACTACCTCGACAACGTCATCCGCCAGACCGGGGCTGTCAACGCGGTAACGGCCGTTGTCGTCAACTACCGTGGTTTCGATACGCTCGGTGAGGTCACCGTTCTGTTCATAGCCTCAACGGGCGTTGGAGCACTCCTCTGGGCGAAGAGGAGGGAGAGAACCGCCAAGACCGAGGGCTCGATAGTCCTGAAGACTGGCATAAGGCTTCTCACACCGTTCGTGATGCTCTTCGGTGCTTACATATTCATCCACGGACACCTGACCCCGGGAGGAGGCTTCCCCGGAGGAGCTACCATAGCGACGGCGTTCCTACTGCTCTACATGGCCTACACGATGTACGAGATACCCCACAGGGCCTTTGAGAACACCGAGGGCATAGCGGGAATGAGCTACGTTCTCGTCGGCCTCATAGGTCTCGCAATAGGTGGCTACTTCCTCTTCGACTGGATATGGCAGACGTGGCACTTTGGCGTCAACAACATAGGCAGAATCCTCAGCGGTGGCTTCATACCTGTGATCTACACCATCATAGGCATCAAGGTCGGCACGGAGCTCAGTGGAATCATCGACAACATGCTCAAGGAGGAGGTGAGAGAATGA
- a CDS encoding NADH-quinone oxidoreductase subunit K produces the protein MISVYYFGAISLVLIGLYAVLVKKNVLKMLIGLSIMETGVNLLLISIGYVSGRSAPILSEGIGPNQAVDPIPQALVLTAIVIGVATTAMALSVAIILYQRYGTLNVEEIRRLRG, from the coding sequence ATGATCAGTGTCTACTACTTCGGCGCCATCTCGCTCGTCCTTATCGGCCTCTACGCCGTCCTCGTGAAAAAGAACGTCCTGAAGATGCTCATCGGTCTGAGCATAATGGAGACCGGCGTTAACCTTCTCCTTATAAGCATAGGCTACGTCTCTGGGAGGAGCGCACCAATACTGAGCGAGGGAATAGGCCCCAACCAGGCTGTTGACCCGATTCCCCAGGCCCTTGTTCTGACGGCAATAGTCATCGGCGTTGCCACCACAGCCATGGCCCTTAGCGTTGCTATAATCCTCTACCAGAGGTATGGCACCCTCAACGTTGAGGAGATAAGGAGGTTGAGAGGATGA
- a CDS encoding cytochrome c biogenesis CcdA family protein, whose product MKAEVKALTLIVSLSLGLSALALYAIGLTWFIPQFFALSMSDSVNPCTFVIYTMLLIALSVRDVSRGRLYLIGSAFIVAVYLSYYLLGVGLLYLGQYIPLWGAGALAIAFGAYTIVTGLMEKSRIGGKKEIRRRIFSAEATFIGSFVLGIVVSTTLLPCSAGSYLVYATIIAHGSREMAFLLLGLYNVIFVLPLVVILLAMGSVAESKRFSRAMVRHSRELSVIAGLLLIGIGLWVLL is encoded by the coding sequence ATGAAGGCGGAAGTCAAGGCACTGACTCTCATAGTGAGCCTTTCCCTGGGCCTGAGTGCTCTCGCGCTCTATGCCATAGGCCTCACGTGGTTCATCCCTCAGTTCTTTGCCCTCTCGATGAGCGACTCGGTGAACCCCTGCACCTTCGTAATATACACGATGTTGCTCATAGCCCTCTCCGTCAGGGACGTGTCAAGGGGAAGGCTTTACCTCATAGGCTCGGCCTTCATAGTGGCCGTTTATCTCTCCTACTATCTCCTCGGCGTTGGGTTGCTCTACCTGGGACAGTACATCCCGCTCTGGGGGGCTGGCGCTTTAGCCATAGCTTTTGGAGCATACACGATAGTGACTGGCCTCATGGAAAAGTCCCGCATCGGGGGAAAGAAAGAGATCAGGAGGAGGATTTTCAGCGCTGAGGCGACCTTCATAGGTTCGTTCGTTTTAGGCATCGTTGTTTCAACGACGCTCCTGCCCTGTTCTGCCGGAAGCTACCTCGTCTACGCCACGATAATAGCCCACGGAAGCAGGGAGATGGCCTTCCTCCTGCTGGGACTCTACAACGTCATATTCGTTCTCCCGCTTGTGGTCATACTGCTCGCCATGGGGAGCGTTGCTGAGAGCAAACGCTTTTCCCGGGCGATGGTGAGGCACAGCAGGGAGCTCTCGGTCATAGCGGGCCTTTTGCTAATCGGCATAGGCCTGTGGGTGCTCCTTTAG
- a CDS encoding respiratory chain complex I subunit 1 family protein, with the protein MFAWKLALEAIGILIYATFMGFIFMGIERKAMARIQRRIGPPIYQPIIDTLKLLGKKESVSHGFIYNFGPVFALGATITALLFIPMGNFQLFSTNADLIVVAYLLEVPMLGIMLGAMSSGNPYSAVGVQRGLLTMVAMQLPYGLAIIALVQHWGTFKLGQLVALQQLHGWSITVPALLLAFIVFDIVFQAFLGLEPFDIITAPAEISMGPMVEYGGKHAALLFTQHAVQLFAETAFFAVLFLGGASNLLELLIKQIAVLFIAIFVASIYPRFTIDQAAKFFWKWPTIIGIIAVLLTM; encoded by the coding sequence ATGTTCGCGTGGAAGCTTGCACTTGAGGCCATAGGGATACTCATCTACGCGACCTTCATGGGCTTCATCTTCATGGGCATAGAGCGAAAAGCCATGGCGAGGATACAGAGGAGGATAGGGCCTCCCATCTACCAGCCCATCATAGACACTCTAAAGCTCCTCGGCAAGAAGGAGAGCGTCAGCCACGGCTTCATCTACAACTTCGGGCCGGTGTTTGCCCTTGGAGCGACCATAACGGCGCTCCTCTTCATACCCATGGGTAACTTCCAGCTCTTCAGCACCAACGCCGACTTAATCGTCGTCGCCTACCTCCTTGAGGTGCCGATGCTCGGGATAATGCTCGGTGCCATGAGCTCGGGCAACCCCTACTCAGCGGTGGGTGTCCAGCGTGGACTCCTAACCATGGTTGCCATGCAACTTCCCTACGGTCTGGCCATAATAGCACTCGTCCAGCACTGGGGAACCTTCAAGCTGGGCCAGCTCGTGGCGCTCCAGCAACTTCACGGATGGAGCATAACCGTTCCGGCTTTACTGCTGGCCTTCATAGTCTTCGACATAGTCTTCCAGGCATTCCTCGGCCTTGAGCCCTTCGACATAATCACAGCCCCCGCAGAAATCTCCATGGGTCCGATGGTCGAGTACGGTGGCAAGCATGCGGCTTTACTCTTCACCCAGCACGCGGTCCAGCTCTTCGCCGAGACGGCATTCTTCGCGGTGCTCTTCCTAGGTGGGGCAAGCAACCTCCTTGAGCTGCTCATCAAGCAGATAGCGGTGCTCTTCATAGCGATATTCGTGGCCAGCATCTACCCGAGGTTCACCATCGATCAGGCCGCGAAGTTCTTCTGGAAGTGGCCGACGATAATCGGAATAATAGCCGTACTGCTGACGATGTGA
- a CDS encoding DUF4040 domain-containing protein, with translation MNCFACIEYILVGVMILSAIFAVEWRDLLAAAVGMAAVSLFASILFLMLQAPDVAMTEAAIGAALSGAVFIFAIKRTQRFESEEEERPGWWVRW, from the coding sequence ATGAACTGCTTTGCTTGCATCGAGTACATTCTGGTTGGCGTCATGATACTGTCGGCCATCTTTGCCGTTGAATGGCGCGACCTGCTGGCAGCGGCCGTGGGTATGGCTGCCGTAAGCCTCTTCGCCTCAATACTCTTCCTGATGCTCCAGGCGCCGGACGTTGCAATGACCGAGGCTGCAATAGGCGCTGCCCTGAGCGGTGCGGTGTTCATATTCGCCATAAAGAGAACCCAGCGCTTTGAGAGCGAGGAGGAAGAAAGGCCCGGGTGGTGGGTAAGATGGTGA
- a CDS encoding NADH-quinone oxidoreductase subunit B family protein encodes MGENEGFISYELREFKLFEPLFRWARKKSLWIVAFCTGCGGIEMPPLFTARYDVERFGMMPNPSPRMADLFLITGYVTPKTLKRIIITYEMMQDPKYVLAHGSCPINGGVYWDSYNVVKQLDKYIPVDVAIAGCMPRPEAVMDGIMEIMRKIESGEADGWKRYRENYEWYRKNQDELFGEGWREKEAKRWLAWI; translated from the coding sequence ATGGGTGAGAATGAAGGTTTCATAAGCTACGAGCTCCGGGAGTTCAAGCTCTTCGAGCCCCTCTTCAGATGGGCCAGGAAGAAGAGCCTCTGGATAGTGGCGTTCTGTACCGGTTGCGGTGGCATAGAGATGCCACCCCTCTTTACGGCGCGCTACGACGTCGAGAGGTTCGGTATGATGCCGAATCCCTCCCCGAGGATGGCCGACCTCTTCCTCATTACCGGCTATGTGACTCCGAAGACCCTCAAGAGGATAATCATTACCTACGAGATGATGCAGGACCCGAAGTACGTTTTAGCCCACGGCTCCTGCCCGATCAACGGTGGTGTTTACTGGGACTCCTACAACGTGGTCAAACAGCTCGACAAGTACATCCCAGTAGATGTTGCGATAGCGGGCTGTATGCCTAGACCGGAAGCAGTTATGGACGGCATAATGGAGATAATGCGCAAGATAGAGAGCGGTGAAGCCGACGGCTGGAAGAGGTACAGGGAGAACTACGAGTGGTACAGGAAAAATCAGGACGAGCTTTTCGGTGAAGGATGGCGCGAGAAGGAGGCCAAGAGGTGGTTGGCATGGATATGA
- a CDS encoding NADH-quinone oxidoreductase subunit C encodes MDMNEKKIEEKVEETKLPDTKEGKLVKSLIEKAPYAEGNVRRERRVEFKVPAERIHEFLELASEAFEMLMQISVVDWLKEGEFEVIYQLWSVGESVHAFVRTRIPREGAKLPTVMDIWPVAETYEREAHEFFGITFEGNPRLGPFILEPREYEKHPLRKDFNMLSYVKAIYGDDFDRYDESKTNYVI; translated from the coding sequence ATGGATATGAACGAGAAGAAGATTGAAGAAAAGGTCGAGGAGACCAAGCTTCCAGACACGAAGGAAGGAAAGCTCGTTAAATCTCTCATCGAGAAGGCACCGTACGCCGAAGGCAACGTCAGGCGCGAGAGGAGGGTTGAATTCAAAGTCCCAGCTGAAAGGATACACGAGTTCCTTGAGCTTGCAAGCGAGGCCTTCGAGATGCTCATGCAGATAAGCGTCGTTGACTGGCTCAAGGAGGGCGAATTCGAGGTCATCTACCAGCTCTGGAGCGTGGGCGAGAGCGTTCATGCATTTGTAAGGACGAGAATTCCAAGGGAAGGGGCAAAGCTCCCAACGGTCATGGACATCTGGCCTGTTGCAGAGACCTACGAGAGGGAGGCACACGAGTTCTTTGGAATAACCTTCGAGGGCAACCCGAGGTTAGGGCCCTTCATCCTTGAGCCGAGAGAATACGAGAAGCACCCGCTCAGGAAGGACTTCAACATGCTCTCCTACGTGAAGGCAATCTATGGAGACGACTTCGACAGGTATGACGAGAGCAAGACGAATTACGTAATCTGA
- a CDS encoding NADH-quinone oxidoreductase subunit D produces the protein MANLEVPKELREEAKQHDMYLHPIAKDTYELFFGPQHMATENFSIILKMDGNRVEKAIVNPGFLHRGFEKLAEQRPYFTNIALLLRICVPESDVPENIYSMAVDEIVGWEVPERAIWIRNVVLEMARLSAWMFWIMGFGNEIGLYTAGQWAAAYRERFMRLFEELTGGRVYHIYTVPGGVRRDIPGDRWLRQLRDTVEYLKGKLKDFDEILFDNYITFERTEGVGVMDKRFALRHAVTGPNLRAVGVPYDVRKDDPYYLYPELDFEVPVLKEGDSLARVLVRRYEMEQDLYILEQLLDMGPPSGPYMVQDARLKALPRFKPPKGDAYAHVESTKGDFGAYVVSDGTHKPYRVHIRGPSQSHGVTVLEELLKGARLADVPVILKTLDNCPPDIDR, from the coding sequence ATGGCGAATTTGGAAGTCCCAAAGGAGCTTAGGGAAGAGGCAAAACAGCACGACATGTACCTTCACCCCATAGCCAAGGACACCTACGAGCTGTTCTTTGGGCCGCAGCACATGGCAACCGAGAACTTCAGCATAATCCTGAAGATGGATGGCAACAGGGTTGAGAAGGCTATAGTAAACCCCGGTTTCCTCCACAGAGGCTTTGAGAAGCTGGCGGAGCAGAGGCCATACTTCACCAACATAGCATTACTCCTCCGTATCTGCGTTCCCGAGAGCGACGTTCCCGAGAACATTTACTCCATGGCAGTCGATGAAATAGTCGGCTGGGAGGTGCCTGAGAGGGCTATATGGATAAGGAACGTCGTCCTTGAGATGGCAAGGTTGAGTGCCTGGATGTTCTGGATAATGGGCTTTGGAAACGAGATCGGTCTCTATACCGCGGGCCAGTGGGCGGCAGCTTACCGTGAGAGGTTCATGCGCCTCTTCGAGGAGTTAACCGGAGGTAGGGTTTACCACATCTACACCGTGCCCGGTGGCGTTAGGAGGGACATACCCGGCGACCGCTGGTTGAGACAGCTCCGCGACACCGTCGAGTACCTTAAGGGCAAGCTCAAGGACTTTGACGAGATACTCTTCGACAACTACATCACCTTCGAGAGGACTGAGGGAGTCGGTGTTATGGACAAGCGCTTCGCCCTCAGGCACGCTGTAACCGGCCCGAACCTGAGAGCGGTTGGAGTTCCCTACGACGTCAGAAAGGACGACCCGTATTATCTCTACCCCGAGCTCGACTTTGAGGTTCCTGTCCTCAAAGAGGGCGATAGCCTGGCCAGAGTTCTCGTCAGGAGATACGAGATGGAGCAGGACCTCTACATCCTTGAACAGCTACTCGACATGGGGCCGCCGAGCGGGCCCTACATGGTTCAGGATGCCCGCCTGAAGGCCCTTCCAAGGTTCAAGCCGCCCAAAGGAGACGCCTACGCCCACGTCGAGTCAACAAAGGGCGACTTTGGTGCCTACGTTGTCAGCGATGGAACCCACAAGCCCTACAGAGTCCACATAAGGGGACCGAGCCAGAGTCATGGTGTTACAGTGCTTGAGGAGCTCCTTAAGGGTGCCCGCTTGGCAGACGTGCCGGTCATATTGAAGACCCTTGACAATTGCCCGCCGGACATAGACAGGTGA
- a CDS encoding glutaredoxin, which yields MKRLAMVLLLVFLIGVASGCVGSNGGTTSTKSSPAGTTTTTASVAKFVEVKGYRIYLDRIHFYMYGMKTCPHCRRMHELIPEKFGSEALTYYELVDNETNQKLLGQIARLTGITGVPAIAITYNGTLYAVIEGEFNVSATPEIIAAAMQNNGTLLFVGKTYLLPRKDEKSKLLINALYRLFVRHEPVDVQKILSELNSS from the coding sequence ATGAAGAGGCTCGCAATGGTACTGCTACTCGTTTTCCTCATCGGCGTCGCCTCGGGCTGTGTGGGGAGCAACGGGGGAACGACCTCAACGAAAAGCTCCCCCGCGGGAACGACTACCACCACAGCGTCCGTGGCCAAGTTCGTTGAAGTTAAGGGATACAGGATATACCTCGACAGAATACACTTCTATATGTACGGGATGAAGACGTGCCCCCACTGCAGGCGCATGCACGAGCTTATCCCTGAAAAGTTCGGAAGTGAGGCCCTTACCTACTACGAGCTCGTTGACAACGAGACAAACCAGAAACTCCTCGGCCAGATCGCCCGGCTGACCGGTATAACCGGCGTCCCGGCCATAGCGATAACCTACAACGGAACCCTCTACGCGGTGATAGAGGGCGAGTTCAACGTCAGCGCAACGCCAGAAATAATCGCGGCGGCAATGCAGAACAACGGCACACTACTCTTCGTCGGGAAGACCTACCTCCTCCCGCGCAAGGACGAGAAGTCGAAACTCCTCATCAACGCCCTCTACAGGCTCTTTGTTAGGCACGAACCGGTGGACGTTCAGAAGATACTCAGTGAGCTGAATTCGAGTTAA
- a CDS encoding proton-conducting transporter membrane subunit — MNLLIVILFAPLIAGFLAWLLDFKVIREAIGIIGASIPIGVLAYYYSTVTSKSITYSFTVGGFTLGFQLSMLTWYFATVASIVGVAMAFGMASTSKSSYDWLFALISFTGVLGVFLSSDFVGFFLFWELMTFGSFMMVLRRNRHESLKYFVLSVIGAYSMLVAIGIIYAKTGALDFNTIRQALQLDAMIGAISRGETALIYTLFLVAFGVKAGAVPLHVWAPGAYSENDQSYTAFFSGALSKAGVYGFVLLYILMGAKLYTALGVFHNHLVFAYILAWIGAITVVVASFLAVLQEDIRKLFAYSSVGQVGYILLGLGLGTGLGFAGALFHVLSHAIFKGLFWLVTAAIILRTGKTRFEDFGGLAEKMPVTFAMGLIAVLSLAGIPPMAGFASKWLLYEAAIQAHMPLVAGAIFLGSGLAFAYVVRFLYAVWFGQRPSDLEGVKEAPLPLLIGMVILAVPNLVFGIAPGLVTEYLNKLFGNTIVGGDYFRLVTPTGTYNALLVTVLLVLGLSIAGLIYIYGAKTRRIPVTDTYQSANPVTGEYNLSIRRNFYRPLAEALDFWLKYSWDRFYERLAGIAEDFADWLREGFYNGNAQSYSWYLAIVLLILALWGVL; from the coding sequence ATGAACCTGCTGATTGTGATTCTCTTCGCACCGCTCATAGCGGGCTTCCTGGCGTGGCTCCTCGATTTCAAGGTAATCCGCGAGGCGATAGGCATAATCGGCGCCTCCATTCCAATCGGAGTGCTTGCCTACTACTACAGCACGGTGACGAGTAAGTCCATAACCTACAGCTTCACTGTTGGAGGCTTCACCCTCGGCTTCCAGCTGAGCATGCTCACTTGGTACTTCGCGACCGTTGCTTCAATAGTCGGCGTCGCGATGGCCTTCGGAATGGCGAGCACCTCTAAGAGCTCCTATGACTGGCTCTTTGCCCTTATAAGCTTCACCGGCGTCCTTGGCGTCTTCCTCAGCTCGGACTTCGTGGGCTTCTTCCTGTTCTGGGAGCTCATGACCTTCGGAAGCTTCATGATGGTTCTGAGAAGGAACAGGCACGAGTCCCTCAAGTACTTCGTGCTCAGCGTCATCGGCGCCTACTCGATGCTCGTGGCAATAGGCATAATCTACGCCAAGACTGGGGCACTCGACTTCAACACGATAAGGCAGGCCCTCCAGCTCGACGCGATGATTGGTGCCATAAGCAGGGGCGAGACGGCATTAATCTACACGCTCTTCCTCGTTGCCTTTGGCGTCAAGGCCGGCGCCGTTCCGCTCCACGTCTGGGCGCCGGGGGCTTACAGCGAGAACGACCAGAGCTACACGGCCTTCTTCAGCGGTGCTCTCAGCAAGGCTGGCGTTTACGGTTTTGTGCTCCTCTACATCCTGATGGGAGCAAAGCTCTACACCGCCCTCGGAGTCTTCCACAACCACCTGGTCTTCGCATACATACTGGCTTGGATAGGTGCAATAACCGTCGTCGTCGCGAGCTTCCTTGCGGTGCTCCAGGAGGACATAAGGAAACTCTTCGCTTATTCATCGGTCGGTCAGGTCGGCTACATCCTCCTCGGTCTCGGCCTTGGAACGGGACTGGGCTTTGCAGGAGCCCTCTTCCACGTCCTCAGCCACGCGATATTCAAGGGCCTCTTCTGGCTGGTTACGGCTGCGATAATCCTCAGAACCGGCAAGACCCGCTTTGAGGACTTCGGTGGATTGGCAGAGAAGATGCCGGTGACGTTCGCCATGGGACTCATAGCGGTTCTCAGTCTTGCGGGAATACCCCCGATGGCCGGCTTCGCGAGCAAGTGGCTCCTCTACGAGGCGGCCATACAGGCCCACATGCCCCTCGTGGCAGGTGCAATATTCCTCGGCAGTGGACTGGCCTTCGCCTACGTCGTGAGGTTCCTCTATGCAGTATGGTTCGGCCAGAGGCCGAGCGACCTTGAGGGTGTTAAGGAGGCACCGCTCCCGCTCCTCATTGGAATGGTCATCCTGGCGGTACCGAACCTGGTCTTCGGAATAGCTCCCGGACTTGTCACAGAATACCTCAACAAGCTCTTTGGAAACACCATAGTTGGAGGGGACTACTTCAGGCTCGTCACACCAACGGGAACCTACAACGCCCTTCTGGTCACGGTGCTCCTCGTCCTCGGCCTGAGCATAGCGGGTCTCATATACATCTACGGCGCGAAGACGAGGAGGATACCGGTTACCGACACCTACCAGTCGGCCAACCCTGTAACTGGGGAGTACAACCTCAGCATAAGGAGGAACTTCTACAGACCACTCGCTGAGGCCCTCGACTTCTGGCTCAAGTACAGCTGGGACAGGTTCTACGAGAGATTAGCAGGCATAGCCGAGGACTTCGCGGACTGGCTCAGGGAAGGGTTCTACAACGGGAACGCCCAGAGCTATTCGTGGTATCTGGCGATAGTGCTCCTTATCTTAGCGCTGTGGGGGGTGCTGTGA
- a CDS encoding proton-conducting transporter membrane subunit, with translation MNVQYASLLIALPLISAFFVPLIKGLGGKAIKAYVLIITAIQVGIATWVFEEVYTTGKPIVVMAGGWKPPVGIDLYIGPFAALFVLIVALVSFLMAVFNFRAVDVEPFDKYAMLFLLLMLGATGMIATGDIFNLFVFMEITAITAYALTAYNKTGEAAEASLKYMVLGGIGSSFFLIGVALIYGATGTLNMAQIAQLAGNINPTVAQIALALVIFGLAVEAELFPLNAWAPDAYQAAPHPVTAMFSAFVVKAGLYALARILYLMSAVGTWKNVLYLLIAMATLTVVVAEFSALRQRNVKRMIAYSSISQVGLIGLAFALGTQAGVDAGVFQMVNHAIIKVLLFLGVGYVAVQLGGADIENFRGLGKRMPLTALGITVGSMSAVGIPLFNIFWSKLRIILATVDAGYAWAAALVLGASVVEAVYYFRLVHTIWFAGEGERLRESVPLVAIMLLLIALIVAIGVYPNYVWNLSQKAGSDIFNVAQYIKNVPLMGVGA, from the coding sequence ATGAACGTGCAGTACGCTTCGCTCCTCATAGCCCTACCCCTCATAAGCGCGTTCTTCGTCCCCCTGATAAAGGGGCTTGGCGGGAAGGCCATAAAGGCCTACGTGCTGATAATAACGGCGATACAGGTAGGAATAGCCACATGGGTCTTCGAGGAGGTCTACACTACCGGGAAGCCGATAGTGGTGATGGCGGGAGGATGGAAGCCACCGGTCGGCATAGACCTATACATAGGCCCCTTCGCGGCGCTCTTCGTCCTCATAGTTGCCCTCGTGAGCTTCCTGATGGCGGTCTTCAACTTCAGGGCGGTGGATGTTGAGCCATTCGACAAGTACGCCATGCTCTTCCTCCTCCTGATGCTGGGAGCGACCGGAATGATAGCGACCGGGGACATCTTCAACCTCTTCGTCTTCATGGAGATAACTGCCATAACTGCCTACGCCCTCACCGCCTACAACAAGACCGGTGAAGCGGCCGAAGCCTCGCTGAAGTACATGGTTTTGGGGGGCATAGGTTCGAGCTTCTTCCTGATAGGCGTTGCCCTCATCTACGGCGCCACCGGGACGCTCAACATGGCTCAGATAGCCCAGCTGGCCGGCAACATAAACCCGACCGTTGCTCAGATTGCCCTGGCTTTGGTGATCTTCGGCCTTGCCGTCGAGGCCGAGCTCTTCCCGCTTAACGCGTGGGCGCCCGACGCTTATCAGGCGGCACCCCATCCAGTAACGGCGATGTTCTCGGCCTTTGTCGTGAAGGCAGGCCTCTACGCCCTCGCCAGGATACTCTACCTGATGAGCGCAGTTGGGACATGGAAGAACGTCCTCTACCTGCTAATAGCAATGGCGACTTTGACAGTCGTGGTTGCAGAGTTCTCGGCCCTGAGGCAGAGGAACGTCAAGAGGATGATAGCGTACTCCTCGATAAGCCAGGTCGGTCTGATAGGCCTGGCCTTTGCACTCGGAACCCAGGCAGGTGTTGATGCAGGCGTCTTCCAGATGGTCAACCACGCGATCATCAAGGTTCTTCTCTTCCTCGGCGTCGGTTACGTGGCGGTACAGCTCGGCGGAGCGGACATCGAGAACTTCCGTGGCCTCGGAAAGAGGATGCCGCTGACTGCCCTCGGAATAACCGTGGGTTCAATGTCCGCGGTTGGGATACCGCTCTTCAACATCTTCTGGAGCAAGCTGAGGATAATCCTTGCCACGGTTGATGCAGGCTACGCATGGGCAGCCGCGCTTGTGCTGGGCGCGAGCGTTGTTGAGGCTGTCTATTACTTCAGGCTGGTGCACACCATATGGTTCGCAGGGGAGGGCGAGAGGCTCAGGGAAAGCGTCCCTCTGGTGGCGATAATGCTGCTCCTGATAGCCCTCATCGTGGCAATAGGCGTTTACCCGAACTACGTCTGGAACCTTTCCCAGAAGGCCGGTAGCGACATCTTCAACGTCGCCCAGTACATCAAGAACGTTCCACTCATGGGGGTGGGAGCATGA
- the mnhG gene encoding monovalent cation/H(+) antiporter subunit G has protein sequence MNALSALGEALVLIGTFFYFLSALGLIRMPDVYNRMQTSTKSATLGSLGVIIGTGLWAVGEGMSWSWVVQTIAVAGFILLTNPISAHALIRAAYKRGIPLWHGSVVDKYAEHLAGKSSAEEVSE, from the coding sequence ATGAACGCGCTCTCAGCACTCGGTGAGGCCCTTGTCCTCATAGGGACGTTCTTCTACTTCCTCTCGGCACTGGGCCTTATCAGAATGCCTGACGTTTACAACAGGATGCAGACATCCACAAAAAGCGCCACCCTCGGCTCCCTTGGAGTCATCATCGGCACGGGTCTCTGGGCGGTCGGCGAGGGAATGTCGTGGTCGTGGGTGGTTCAGACCATAGCGGTCGCCGGATTTATTCTCCTGACCAACCCGATAAGTGCTCACGCCCTCATAAGGGCAGCCTACAAGCGTGGAATCCCGCTCTGGCACGGGAGCGTTGTGGACAAGTACGCCGAACATCTCGCCGGGAAGTCCTCTGCCGAGGAGGTGAGCGAATGA
- the nuoI gene encoding NADH-quinone oxidoreductase subunit NuoI has translation MARVVGEDKVKLKKSFVKPWMGIKYLFKKPVTIKIPYEKIEPAPKYRGFHTLDWKKCIGCNFCGQICPARAIEMTWIEVDGKLEKRPHPKVDYGRCTFCQFCVDVCPTGALGFSESYILTTGGVEEELELYNWVPINPEKVREINEKFGDYRFPVERIEKKSDGTYIYHLRDGSKVEFKIVGYGLRPPKRPQPKPAEKKDAKTEKKE, from the coding sequence ATGGCAAGAGTTGTTGGCGAGGATAAAGTCAAACTCAAGAAGTCCTTCGTCAAGCCTTGGATGGGCATCAAGTATCTCTTCAAGAAGCCAGTAACCATAAAGATACCCTACGAGAAGATAGAGCCCGCTCCCAAATACAGGGGCTTCCACACCCTCGACTGGAAGAAGTGCATTGGCTGTAACTTCTGCGGCCAGATATGCCCGGCCAGGGCAATAGAGATGACGTGGATAGAGGTTGACGGAAAGCTTGAGAAGAGGCCCCACCCGAAGGTCGACTATGGAAGATGCACCTTCTGCCAGTTCTGCGTTGACGTCTGCCCGACGGGAGCGCTGGGCTTCAGCGAGAGCTACATACTGACCACGGGTGGCGTTGAGGAGGAGCTTGAGCTCTACAACTGGGTTCCGATAAACCCTGAGAAGGTTCGGGAGATCAACGAGAAGTTCGGTGACTACCGCTTCCCGGTCGAGAGGATAGAGAAAAAGTCCGACGGAACCTACATTTACCACCTCCGCGACGGCTCAAAGGTGGAGTTCAAGATAGTGGGCTACGGCCTCAGGCCCCCGAAGAGGCCCCAGCCGAAGCCTGCTGAAAAGAAAGATGCCAAAACCGAGAAGAAAGAGTGA